A portion of the Calothrix sp. 336/3 genome contains these proteins:
- the hetL gene encoding heterocyst differentiation pentapeptide repeat protein HetL: MNIDTILELYATGERNFQAAKLPEIELTNTNLEGINFSYADLRQTRLGKTNFSQGCLREANLSEAILWGTDLSDSDLYRAILREADLTGAKLVGTFLDEANLIKASLCGANLHSAKLSRALLFQADLRPSSDQRTDLGYAVLHGAEMSYADLRGASLHHANLQQSKLCRANLSRGGQWGDVSTDLSNANLQGADLSYGNFSWAILRNANLLGADLTGAIFTDADMQGAIMPDGTVYES; this comes from the coding sequence ATGAATATCGATACTATTCTCGAACTTTATGCTACCGGAGAACGTAACTTTCAAGCAGCGAAGCTACCAGAAATTGAACTGACAAACACCAACCTTGAAGGTATCAATTTTAGCTACGCTGACCTACGACAAACAAGATTAGGTAAAACCAACTTCAGCCAAGGTTGTCTAAGAGAGGCAAATTTGAGTGAAGCCATCCTTTGGGGCACAGATTTAAGTGACAGTGACTTATACCGCGCAATTCTCCGTGAAGCTGACTTAACAGGAGCAAAACTAGTAGGCACTTTTTTAGATGAAGCCAATTTAATCAAAGCCAGTTTATGTGGTGCTAATTTACACAGTGCTAAACTATCCCGTGCCTTACTATTTCAAGCGGATTTGCGTCCTAGTTCTGACCAACGTACAGATTTAGGCTATGCAGTTTTACATGGCGCAGAGATGAGCTACGCAGACTTGAGAGGTGCTTCTTTGCATCATGCTAACCTGCAACAGAGTAAGTTATGTCGAGCTAATCTCAGTCGAGGGGGACAGTGGGGAGATGTTTCCACAGACTTGAGTAATGCTAATTTGCAAGGAGCAGATTTAAGCTATGGAAATTTTAGTTGGGCAATTCTGCGCAATGCGAATCTTTTAGGAGCTGACTTAACAGGAGCTATCTTCACCGATGCAGATATGCAAGGAGCCATTATGCCCGATGGAACTGTGTATGAATCATAG
- a CDS encoding HAMP domain-containing sensor histidine kinase, which produces MLKSWNRFQKQVFPGTETNAYITWRNHFFWQRLRLWLWLALICVLSFTVRDIYDLFFPLKELNHLPEVLREEGLVINCVMLWSIAICFGLHPTTFGRRYPGILFLGLSWSISLVQQIFATLNHFALPDTLAWSLLFVSQATLMPVRWNLHFLSQLVLLVYYFGVNTALGLTSSLPKYPGIYNVTLILYVFWLCVMCDMGVYLYDRLQAKEFFARKELELAKAALKEQLDFLRVLINTIPTPVFYKNIQGEYIGWNQAFADATGLQPQEIMGKTVYDIAPPDLAQQYHQADRELLGRRGIQIEEATFVYADGKKRDVIFYKATFEKADGCLGGIVGIILDITQRKHTEESLRVFYHAVSHDLRNPVIGTLMVLQNLLNREMGVTEETIAVPRKFLQKMMESSDRQLHLINSLMEAHQSEVQGIFLQRDNLAISRIAEAAIADLQPLLQENQVIVKNLISADLPLIFADGNQLWRVFSNLIVNAIKHNPPGLQIILNATVEGDKIHCSVADNGVGLTPQQQENLFQLYFQAHQVRNSLSLGLGLYLCKQIILAHGGEIGVTSLPNSGANFWFTLIVMRV; this is translated from the coding sequence GTGTTGAAAAGCTGGAACCGCTTCCAAAAGCAAGTTTTTCCGGGTACAGAAACTAACGCATATATCACCTGGCGGAATCATTTTTTTTGGCAAAGATTACGTTTATGGTTATGGTTGGCGTTAATTTGTGTATTAAGTTTTACTGTGCGGGATATTTATGATTTATTTTTCCCGCTCAAAGAGCTAAATCATTTACCAGAAGTCTTGCGGGAAGAGGGTTTGGTGATTAATTGTGTGATGCTTTGGAGTATCGCTATCTGTTTTGGTTTACACCCTACTACTTTTGGTCGTCGTTATCCGGGAATATTATTTCTAGGTTTATCTTGGTCTATTAGTCTAGTACAGCAGATTTTTGCCACTCTGAATCATTTTGCCTTACCAGATACCTTAGCTTGGTCACTGTTGTTTGTCAGTCAAGCAACTTTGATGCCGGTGCGATGGAATTTACATTTTCTGTCTCAATTGGTGTTACTAGTTTATTACTTTGGGGTGAATACTGCACTGGGCTTAACAAGTTCCTTACCTAAATATCCGGGTATCTATAATGTCACGTTAATTTTGTATGTCTTCTGGCTGTGCGTGATGTGCGATATGGGAGTGTATTTGTACGATCGCCTACAAGCGAAGGAATTTTTTGCGCGCAAAGAATTAGAACTGGCAAAAGCAGCGCTCAAGGAACAGTTAGATTTTTTACGAGTTTTAATTAATACGATTCCGACTCCCGTATTCTATAAAAATATTCAAGGTGAATATATCGGTTGGAATCAAGCGTTTGCTGATGCTACTGGTTTGCAGCCTCAGGAAATTATGGGAAAAACTGTGTATGACATAGCACCACCAGATTTAGCACAGCAGTATCATCAAGCAGATAGGGAATTATTAGGGAGACGGGGGATACAAATAGAGGAGGCAACTTTTGTTTATGCTGATGGTAAGAAGCGGGATGTGATTTTTTACAAAGCTACTTTTGAGAAAGCGGATGGTTGTTTGGGTGGGATTGTGGGAATTATTTTGGATATTACCCAACGCAAACATACTGAAGAATCCTTACGAGTATTTTATCATGCAGTTTCCCACGACCTGCGTAACCCGGTGATTGGCACTTTGATGGTGTTACAGAATTTGTTGAATCGGGAGATGGGAGTCACTGAGGAAACAATTGCTGTACCGAGAAAATTTTTACAGAAGATGATGGAGAGTAGCGATCGCCAACTACATTTGATTAATTCCCTGATGGAAGCCCACCAGAGTGAGGTTCAGGGTATTTTCTTACAAAGGGATAATCTCGCCATTTCCCGGATAGCAGAAGCCGCGATCGCTGATTTACAACCCCTACTGCAAGAGAATCAAGTCATAGTCAAAAATCTCATATCAGCTGATTTGCCCCTAATTTTCGCCGATGGCAACCAACTGTGGCGAGTTTTTTCTAACCTGATTGTCAATGCAATTAAACATAATCCCCCAGGTTTGCAAATTATCCTGAATGCTACAGTTGAAGGTGATAAAATCCATTGTTCAGTGGCGGATAATGGTGTGGGTTTAACTCCCCAACAACAAGAAAATTTATTTCAACTGTATTTTCAAGCTCATCAGGTGCGCAATTCCCTAAGTTTAGGATTAGGTTTATATTTATGTAAGCAAATAATCCTTGCCCATGGTGGAGAAATTGGTGTCACAAGTTTACCTAATTCGGGGGCGAATTTCTGGTTTACTTTGATTGTGATGAGAGTTTAA
- a CDS encoding addiction module protein — translation MDMTTTLNEIIALKVEDRILLVQAIWDSIAAEQAYPELTDAQKQELDRRIEDTESNPENTFARETPTLSIDD, via the coding sequence ATGGACATGACAACTACCTTAAACGAAATTATTGCTTTAAAGGTTGAAGATAGAATTCTTTTGGTACAAGCAATTTGGGATAGTATCGCAGCAGAACAAGCATATCCCGAACTTACGGACGCACAAAAACAAGAACTAGATCGCAGAATCGAAGACACTGAATCTAATCCAGAAAACACATTTGCAAGAGAAACCCCTACACTGTCCATTGACGATTGA
- a CDS encoding endonuclease/exonuclease/phosphatase family protein, translated as MMIKVATINILFKMELWDKRQDLLVSGLQATNADIIALQEVNILGNTGDRLAEKLGMPYVYQVNCYESPYTGGPAYGIAILSRYPFIKQASLDLKTQGRVAQLVQVEINNQPVIICNGHYYWQPGSCQARMEQFQLLVNWLSELSPELPIIMVGDFNATPDTPEITFLRHHFTSAYAQFHGAEPEYTCPTPLARANRKLWRKMALGMINAVVHRSIKSWRGTLDYVFFNQHLQVNHCELILTEPAPENPLLYPSDHFGIAADFDFV; from the coding sequence ATGATGATAAAAGTTGCGACAATCAATATCCTATTCAAGATGGAACTCTGGGATAAACGCCAGGATTTACTAGTATCTGGACTACAAGCAACCAACGCTGATATTATTGCCTTACAGGAAGTAAATATCTTAGGAAACACTGGCGATCGCCTTGCTGAAAAACTCGGAATGCCCTATGTCTATCAAGTAAATTGTTACGAGTCACCCTACACAGGTGGTCCTGCCTATGGTATCGCAATTCTCAGCCGCTATCCCTTTATTAAACAAGCTTCTTTAGATTTAAAAACCCAAGGACGGGTAGCTCAATTAGTTCAAGTCGAAATTAACAATCAACCTGTTATTATTTGTAATGGTCACTATTATTGGCAACCCGGTTCCTGTCAAGCAAGAATGGAACAATTTCAATTATTAGTCAATTGGCTAAGTGAATTATCACCCGAATTACCCATCATTATGGTTGGTGATTTTAACGCCACTCCTGACACTCCAGAAATTACCTTTTTACGTCATCATTTTACCTCTGCTTATGCCCAATTTCACGGTGCAGAACCCGAATACACCTGCCCGACTCCCCTAGCTAGAGCTAATAGAAAACTCTGGCGTAAGATGGCATTAGGAATGATAAATGCGGTGGTACATCGCAGCATTAAATCTTGGCGCGGAACCCTTGATTATGTATTTTTCAACCAACATTTACAAGTCAATCATTGCGAATTAATTCTGACAGAACCTGCTCCAGAAAATCCCCTACTTTATCCTTCTGATCATTTTGGAATTGCAGCCGATTTTGATTTTGTGTGA
- a CDS encoding L-histidine N(alpha)-methyltransferase translates to MAPNLHNSQFSPSQSNLYRHATPNSEFYSHFSQAEILEIIYALETRREIPLKFSYKGKGAKIWDNFYQKYIVPTWYRSSNVERDLLKDNFSYLNGDFQGYETVNIIDVGAGNSYPVKDYIRRLQKLGKINNYVALDISSELLELSRLNFTKWFPKINIITQNLDIENTQIHENLRQKDNKAGNIFLHLGVTMGNHQNRHQVLLNFRDSMTENDFLVFTNENGSSSKWNGKVRGGCDYHAGNIYKWMQGSLGVKPEDCELIRKYDSVTDSVVANLKVRENYNLNFQFMEVSKNVEISAGEEITIWRHHKFEIADIVAEIEALGFQLVHCSTNKYASHMMIICRLGTT, encoded by the coding sequence ATGGCACCAAATTTGCATAATTCACAGTTTTCTCCATCGCAATCGAATTTGTATCGTCACGCAACGCCAAATTCTGAATTTTATTCCCACTTTTCCCAAGCTGAGATTTTAGAGATTATCTATGCGTTAGAAACTAGGAGAGAAATACCTTTGAAATTCTCCTATAAAGGTAAAGGTGCAAAAATTTGGGATAATTTTTATCAAAAGTATATTGTTCCTACCTGGTATCGTAGCTCAAATGTGGAACGAGATTTATTAAAGGATAATTTTTCATATTTAAATGGGGATTTTCAAGGTTATGAAACAGTCAATATTATTGATGTAGGAGCGGGAAATTCCTATCCAGTTAAAGATTATATTCGGAGATTACAGAAACTAGGCAAAATTAATAATTATGTGGCTTTGGATATTAGTAGTGAGCTACTAGAATTATCAAGATTAAATTTTACAAAGTGGTTCCCTAAAATAAATATTATTACCCAAAATCTCGATATTGAAAATACACAAATTCATGAGAATTTACGCCAAAAAGATAATAAAGCTGGGAATATTTTTCTCCATTTAGGTGTCACCATGGGAAACCATCAAAATCGTCATCAAGTTTTGCTCAATTTTCGAGACAGCATGACAGAAAATGATTTTCTAGTATTTACTAATGAAAATGGTTCTAGCTCGAAATGGAATGGCAAAGTTCGAGGGGGTTGTGATTATCACGCGGGAAATATATATAAGTGGATGCAGGGTAGTTTAGGAGTTAAACCAGAAGATTGTGAACTCATTAGAAAATATGATTCTGTGACTGATAGTGTTGTCGCTAATTTGAAAGTTCGTGAGAATTATAATCTGAATTTTCAATTTATGGAAGTCAGTAAAAATGTTGAAATATCCGCAGGAGAAGAGATTACTATTTGGAGACACCATAAATTTGAAATTGCCGATATCGTCGCAGAAATCGAAGCCTTGGGATTTCAACTTGTGCATTGTAGTACCAATAAATATGCATCTCACATGATGATAATTTGTCGATTAGGAACTACATAG
- a CDS encoding DUF938 domain-containing protein, whose product MNNISDARQYSPATQRNREPILEVLSQILPPTGTVLEISSGTGEHAVYFAPQLKPRKWIPSDPNPTARASISAWQEQMPADNLYTPVEIDAQDSLWVVEAGGGWEYHQDLENSPITAIVNINMIHISPWESCLGLMKGASRILPKGGILYMYGPYKRNGQHTAPSNESFDNSLRSQNPSWGVRNLNDVVEVAQNCNLELVQINEMPANNLSVVYRRI is encoded by the coding sequence ATGAACAACATATCTGACGCTCGTCAATATTCCCCCGCTACACAACGCAACCGCGAGCCAATTTTAGAAGTATTGTCACAGATTCTCCCACCCACCGGGACGGTTTTGGAAATTTCTAGTGGTACGGGGGAACACGCTGTATATTTTGCACCCCAATTAAAACCTCGGAAATGGATTCCCTCCGACCCCAACCCCACTGCTAGAGCTAGTATCAGCGCTTGGCAGGAACAGATGCCCGCAGATAATTTATACACACCAGTAGAAATTGATGCTCAAGATTCACTGTGGGTTGTGGAAGCAGGTGGAGGATGGGAATACCATCAGGATTTAGAAAATTCACCAATTACCGCGATCGTGAATATCAATATGATTCATATTTCCCCCTGGGAATCGTGTTTGGGATTGATGAAGGGAGCCAGTCGCATATTACCCAAGGGTGGTATTTTGTATATGTATGGACCCTATAAACGTAATGGTCAACACACTGCACCCAGTAATGAATCCTTTGATAATTCCTTGCGATCGCAAAACCCTAGTTGGGGTGTACGCAACTTAAATGATGTGGTGGAAGTTGCCCAGAATTGTAATTTAGAGCTTGTGCAAATCAACGAAATGCCAGCCAATAATTTATCAGTGGTTTATCGTCGGATTTGA
- a CDS encoding nitronate monooxygenase family protein: MKKSIAVPSLPPLKIGKHQVSHPIIQGAMAVRVSGAKLAGAVANAGGVGVIASLGLGLDSPHFNKRQRKSFFTANRLALIDELAQARSISNHGVIGVNILVATKDYPQLAQTAAAHGANLIITGAGLPLSLPEYTADYPDVALVPTVSNVESAELICQTWQDKYNRFPDALIIENCQLVGGHFTQCEQLGMEGFAIESVISQLRVSLAAKFAIHIPLIVTGGVGDRHDVNQMLAIGADGVQIGSRFITTVECDAEESYKQAHLQASAADIVTVPSPLGKPSRALRNQFTEKAILGSPILERRCIANCLEHCLCRDAGKTYCLLQALAQAARGDIEQGLMFSGANIQYTEQIITVAELMRELTASEFINN, translated from the coding sequence ATGAAAAAATCTATTGCTGTCCCTTCCCTTCCTCCCCTAAAAATTGGTAAACACCAGGTTTCCCATCCCATCATCCAGGGGGCAATGGCGGTGCGTGTCTCAGGTGCTAAACTAGCCGGAGCCGTTGCCAATGCTGGTGGAGTTGGTGTCATTGCCTCCCTAGGTTTAGGTTTAGACTCTCCCCACTTTAATAAACGTCAACGCAAGAGTTTTTTTACTGCCAATCGTCTAGCTTTAATTGATGAATTAGCCCAAGCACGCAGCATTAGTAACCATGGGGTAATCGGGGTAAATATTTTGGTGGCAACTAAAGATTATCCCCAACTAGCGCAGACAGCAGCAGCACATGGGGCTAACCTGATTATTACAGGGGCAGGATTACCTTTAAGTTTACCGGAATATACCGCAGACTATCCCGATGTGGCATTAGTACCGACTGTCTCAAATGTGGAATCTGCGGAATTAATCTGTCAAACTTGGCAAGATAAATATAATCGTTTCCCCGATGCTTTGATTATTGAAAATTGTCAGTTAGTGGGGGGACATTTTACCCAGTGTGAACAGTTGGGTATGGAGGGTTTTGCTATTGAATCTGTAATTTCTCAATTACGAGTATCCTTAGCTGCAAAGTTTGCTATCCATATTCCTTTAATTGTTACTGGGGGAGTGGGCGATCGCCATGATGTCAATCAGATGTTAGCCATTGGTGCAGACGGTGTACAAATCGGTAGTCGTTTTATTACCACAGTCGAATGTGATGCGGAGGAATCTTACAAACAAGCTCATTTACAAGCAAGTGCAGCAGATATCGTCACCGTACCGAGTCCCCTAGGAAAACCCAGTCGCGCTTTACGTAATCAATTTACAGAAAAAGCCATCCTCGGTTCACCCATCCTCGAACGACGTTGCATTGCCAACTGTTTAGAACATTGTCTGTGTCGAGACGCAGGTAAAACCTATTGTTTATTACAAGCTCTAGCCCAAGCTGCTCGTGGAGATATAGAACAGGGTTTGATGTTCTCAGGAGCCAATATTCAGTACACTGAGCAAATTATTACCGTTGCAGAACTAATGAGAGAGTTGACTGCAAGTGAGTTCATTAATAATTGA
- a CDS encoding serine/threonine-protein kinase — MAWIAGQKIHHDKYEIKQELGRGRVAITYLAEDTRGKKVVIKTLNPDILNQLSQSDRDYLESGFADESRKLALCRHPHIVSVIENFKHQQLDCMVMEHIDGDNLANILASRRQIPEKEALDYIQQIGQALIAVHKQGFLHRDIKPDNIMLRKGSYKVVLIDFDLARGFDSPLTSRGNRVDGFTAIELYFNSARSQQQRGAWTDIYSLAATLYILLTGEKPVSSCDRQDNNIGLKPPKEHNPDISDRVNNAILHGMQLQGENRPQTVQEWLDELGLKPKFSISQIPKIPLWAIITGIITLLSLISIFKDGRDLWQDLFPQPSPTPTEPANKDTPK, encoded by the coding sequence ATGGCTTGGATTGCAGGGCAAAAAATCCATCATGACAAGTATGAAATCAAACAAGAGCTAGGACGGGGAAGGGTAGCAATTACTTACCTTGCAGAGGATACCAGGGGTAAGAAAGTTGTAATTAAAACCTTAAACCCGGATATTCTGAATCAACTTAGTCAAAGCGATCGCGATTATTTAGAATCCGGTTTTGCCGATGAGTCACGTAAATTGGCATTATGCAGACATCCCCATATTGTCAGCGTGATTGAAAATTTCAAACATCAGCAATTGGATTGTATGGTGATGGAACATATTGATGGGGATAATCTCGCGAATATTCTCGCATCCCGTCGCCAAATTCCTGAAAAGGAAGCTCTAGATTACATCCAGCAAATTGGACAAGCTTTAATTGCAGTCCATAAACAGGGATTTTTGCACCGTGATATTAAACCCGACAATATTATGTTGCGAAAGGGTTCTTACAAAGTAGTGTTAATTGACTTTGATTTAGCGCGGGGTTTTGATAGTCCCCTCACCAGTCGCGGAAATCGGGTAGATGGATTTACAGCTATTGAACTATATTTTAATTCTGCCAGAAGTCAGCAACAGCGAGGAGCTTGGACAGATATCTATTCCCTAGCAGCCACATTATATATCTTGTTAACAGGAGAAAAACCCGTTAGTAGTTGCGATCGCCAAGACAATAATATCGGTTTAAAGCCACCCAAAGAACATAACCCAGATATTAGCGATCGCGTTAACAATGCAATTCTCCACGGGATGCAATTACAGGGAGAAAATCGTCCGCAAACTGTACAAGAATGGTTGGATGAACTGGGATTAAAACCGAAATTTTCCATTTCTCAAATCCCCAAAATCCCCCTTTGGGCAATAATTACCGGAATTATCACTCTTTTAAGCTTGATATCTATATTTAAAGACGGTAGGGACTTATGGCAAGATTTATTTCCCCAACCATCCCCCACACCCACAGAACCTGCAAACAAAGATACTCCCAAATAA
- a CDS encoding helix-turn-helix transcriptional regulator, whose product MPKTKSSQVDPAVIIAVADYFKVLSEASRLQILTCLKSGAMNVMELAEATGLGQANLSKHLKVLTQAGVLSRQPKGTSAYYEIAEPMIFELCELACDRISERVLQQAEKLKALRSQTGVF is encoded by the coding sequence ATGCCCAAAACCAAGTCATCCCAGGTAGATCCAGCAGTAATAATTGCCGTTGCTGACTATTTCAAGGTTTTGTCGGAGGCAAGTCGGTTACAGATTTTAACCTGTCTGAAATCTGGTGCAATGAATGTGATGGAACTTGCGGAGGCAACTGGTTTAGGGCAAGCAAATCTCTCAAAGCATTTAAAAGTATTAACTCAGGCAGGGGTATTATCTCGTCAACCCAAGGGTACTAGTGCTTATTATGAGATTGCCGAGCCGATGATTTTTGAACTTTGTGAATTAGCTTGCGATCGCATCAGTGAAAGAGTCTTACAACAGGCTGAAAAACTCAAAGCTCTACGTAGTCAAACAGGCGTATTTTGA
- a CDS encoding Uma2 family endonuclease, translating to MVQAPPKSITVDEFISQYGDSDRYELIDGELIEMEPTGPHEQVAGFVGRKFNVEIDQKYPHYLIPHRCLIKLLGTATAFRPDVIVLDKTQLANEPLWQREPVITLGGSIKLVAEVVSTNWQNDYARKSEDYVALGVPEYWIIDYLGVGGREYIGKPKQPTITICTLVEDEYHKQLFRNDDLLVSQIFTEIKLTENQVFAASKL from the coding sequence ATGGTTCAAGCACCACCTAAGTCTATAACTGTTGATGAGTTCATTTCGCAGTATGGTGATAGCGATCGCTACGAACTAATTGATGGGGAATTAATCGAAATGGAACCAACTGGTCCACATGAACAGGTAGCAGGGTTTGTAGGACGAAAATTTAATGTGGAGATCGACCAAAAATATCCACATTACTTGATTCCCCATCGATGTCTCATCAAACTTTTAGGGACAGCAACCGCTTTTCGTCCAGACGTAATTGTATTAGATAAAACTCAGCTTGCCAACGAACCATTATGGCAACGGGAACCTGTGATTACTCTTGGAGGTTCAATCAAACTTGTTGCCGAAGTTGTTAGCACTAACTGGCAGAATGATTATGCTCGTAAATCAGAGGATTATGTGGCGCTAGGCGTGCCAGAATATTGGATTATAGATTATCTTGGTGTTGGTGGTAGGGAGTACATTGGCAAACCAAAACAACCGACAATTACAATTTGTACTTTAGTTGAAGATGAATATCACAAGCAATTATTTCGCAATGATGATTTACTTGTTTCCCAAATCTTTACAGAAATAAAGCTAACTGAAAATCAAGTTTTTGCCGCCAGTAAATTGTAG
- a CDS encoding serine/threonine-protein kinase — protein sequence MFWNEGQTIHNGKYRIERYLGGGGFALTYLATHTQLNRPVVIKTPNINVQNDPEYPKYVERFQKEGQMLAQVCKDSHPHIVQAIDLFEDDNRHCLVMQYIPGMSLWDLVRQQGKLPETTAVKYIQQIGLALVEVHRRNYLHLDVTPMNIMINSESGTGKAVLIDFGIAADMSPPSTLSRSFGNRAFAPYELLRRGVRHPTVDIYCLAASLYYAVTGEMPTNSLARKWEDEELISPQQYVSSLSQSCCDAILQGMALEASKRSQTMEDWLCILSPIVKPIDMHTKSDLETAYKVLTKEDVLSQNLSWEIIQVSTQKPTQKTAKRNSNFLVDVNFSISTFLFFYITKSIIWLRNPPTRSSKILIVEGTIQKSENKSSEVELKSDVGVDYSNLEKLLKAQNWKEADQETARLMLKVANREEEGYLDIEQINNFPCADLRTIDQLWLKCSDGRFGFSVQKRIYQSLGGTEEYDEKIWEAFGDRVGWRKKGSWMYYKDSTFSLEAPEAHLPMVRARWWGVGSLLSRPDL from the coding sequence ATGTTCTGGAATGAAGGACAAACAATCCATAACGGTAAATACAGAATCGAAAGATACCTCGGTGGTGGAGGTTTTGCCCTTACCTACCTTGCAACCCATACTCAACTCAACCGTCCCGTTGTCATCAAAACACCAAATATCAATGTTCAAAATGACCCAGAGTATCCTAAGTACGTAGAACGCTTCCAAAAAGAAGGGCAGATGCTAGCCCAAGTATGTAAGGACTCTCACCCTCATATTGTCCAGGCGATCGATTTATTTGAGGACGACAACCGCCATTGTTTGGTGATGCAATATATACCGGGGATGAGTTTGTGGGATTTGGTACGGCAACAGGGTAAATTACCAGAAACCACAGCAGTTAAATATATCCAACAAATTGGTTTGGCTTTGGTGGAAGTTCATCGTAGAAACTATTTACACCTCGATGTGACTCCCATGAATATTATGATTAATTCCGAGTCGGGAACGGGTAAAGCGGTTTTAATCGACTTTGGGATTGCTGCGGATATGTCACCACCCAGCACCCTATCAAGAAGTTTTGGAAATAGAGCTTTTGCTCCCTATGAATTGCTTCGCAGAGGTGTGCGTCATCCCACAGTGGATATTTATTGTTTGGCTGCGTCGTTATATTATGCTGTCACGGGAGAAATGCCGACTAATTCATTGGCTCGCAAATGGGAAGATGAGGAGTTAATTTCCCCACAGCAATATGTTTCTAGTTTGAGTCAATCCTGTTGTGATGCAATTTTGCAAGGGATGGCATTGGAAGCAAGCAAGCGTAGTCAAACAATGGAGGACTGGTTATGCATATTATCACCAATAGTTAAACCTATTGACATGCATACAAAATCAGATTTAGAGACTGCTTATAAAGTTCTTACTAAAGAAGATGTCCTATCCCAGAATCTATCATGGGAAATAATTCAGGTTTCAACACAAAAACCTACGCAAAAAACAGCAAAACGAAATAGCAATTTTCTAGTTGATGTTAACTTCTCAATTTCTACTTTCTTATTTTTTTACATAACGAAAAGTATTATTTGGTTACGTAATCCACCAACTCGGTCAAGTAAAATTCTAATAGTAGAAGGAACAATACAAAAATCAGAAAATAAGAGTTCAGAGGTTGAATTAAAATCTGATGTCGGGGTTGATTATTCAAATTTAGAAAAGCTACTCAAAGCGCAAAACTGGAAAGAAGCAGATCAAGAAACAGCTAGATTAATGCTGAAAGTAGCCAACCGAGAAGAAGAAGGCTACCTCGATATTGAGCAAATTAATAACTTTCCTTGCGCTGACCTTCGCACGATCGATCAACTGTGGTTAAAATGCAGCGATGGACGCTTTGGATTCTCCGTGCAAAAACGCATTTATCAAAGCTTGGGTGGAACAGAAGAATACGACGAGAAAATTTGGGAAGCTTTTGGTGATCGCGTTGGTTGGAGAAAGAAGGGAAGTTGGATGTACTACAAGGATAGTACTTTTAGTCTAGAGGCTCCAGAAGCCCATCTACCTATGGTTCGAGCGAGGTGGTGGGGTGTGGGTTCTCTTCTCTCGCGTCCAGACTTGTAA